The genomic window ccatgctagagtaggattgaaacttagggtgctaaacttttgtgcgttagatcattagaaacattttctaggcacaatgggttaattgggctaaccgtatagtttaattattgcaaagaaatttagaattagcccaattcaaccccctcttggacatcttgatccttttaaagtcaaacatcttataatttgggatggaagaagtattctataactaatctagttgtacttattttgtatcataaatgtttgtgtttttttatataaatttagtcaaagttcaaactgtttgatttctcgaaaaacgagaattgcattctttcgtggacggagggagtaacgaCTACCGAGCAGGGTATCAAACTTTAGGAATCTGAGATGGAGTACTACATTtcatgaacctactgtaaaacaGCAAGTCCAAAAGTCACATGTACTTATGCCCGTCCTATTTGAAATTTTGACAACGTTTCCTTAATTCCTTCTATGTTTTTGGGTGTGACTGTGTGAGGATCTTTCTGCTGATGCAAAATTGCAAAGAGAGCAGAGTCCTTTCAGCAAAACTAATCAGCTACGGTATGGAATGGGTAGTATTACCTAAGAAGAAATGAGACAGTTGATGAACCTTGAAGTAGGTATTCCTCAAAGAAGAGATCAACATGGGTGCAATTATTTCAATAGTTCGAATTAATCAATTCTTTAGCAGAGTTATAATAAGCAGCCTGCAGAGTTGAATAAATAACCTGAGTACCAGAGCTTGTCGAAGGTTGAATCATGTGACTCAAGATGAAACAACTGACAACTTCGGCTGGGAATAAATAGCAGGGTTTATAGTAGATTTATCTTAATATGCACGATTGAATAAAGGTGTTTATGACTGATGCAGATGCAAAGCTCTTTGCTCCAGAAATTGCTGTACTTAAATGGATTTAACTAGAAATTCAAGAGGAATACAACACGTCCTACCGCATTAGTTGGATCTGAAATTCTGGAATGCTAAAGGGGTCTAGATTATTTACCTTCTCGACGTTCCTTCGAGGTTAGTGAAAAGATGGTACAAAATGCATAACTGAGCCTATGATATACTGAAACTTGGGTGTAGAACTTCAGTCTTGCAGGAACAAAATTTTGGCGACCAAATTTGTTGATTCTAAGCTATAACCATAACAGTTTAAGACCTCCACTAAGCTGAGAGCACAGTTAAGTTTACCGGAGGGAACACAGATTACTCAATTGAGGAAGGGAAAAGGCCCTGAAAAGCTGCTCAGGTTCGCAACAGGTAACCAAATTTGTTGATTCTGCAGATGTGGCTAGTCAGCGGAATTTTTACATGTAAGCAAGCAAGTGTTCATAAGAGAGAGCACTCCAATATATACTGCTAGTCTGCTAGAGGCAAATGCTTAAATGAATATAAGAGAAAAGACTAAAAGTTACTGATGGAGTAACTTATAAGGCTTCCAGTTACCATATTTTGCATAAGTGTTCGACTTGAAATAAACTCCTAGAGAAATAGTATCTTCCAGTTGTAGAAATTCCTTGGGGAAATGTAGCAAGAGATTTACTTTGAGTAAACTATCTTACTGGCAAGAAAGGTAACGATTATGGAAATGTTTAAAGTAAGAGCAGAATAAGATGCTGAAAGGTTAACGTACCTGATGGTCACTATTCCTAGATGTTGATGTTCCTGCAAAAAATATTAttcaccctgttcgtttgggcttgtttggctgataagccatggctgaaagtactgttggctgatttgttgtgagaaaaaatactgtttgttggtGCATGCAGTTTATTAGCTCAAATTAACTGATAATTTGTTTCACTGTTTATTGAAATAAGTGACTTGAGTTAAAAACTCTATGCACTTAGCATCTTTAAAGATAGCCAAGTTGCACTTTTATGCTGCAGCATAGTGGTAGGTAATAAACCGTGTCTCTTATATAAAGAAAAGCTTTGTGAAGTATCAATAGCACCAACAGAGGATGTTCTTAGGCCTTTGTAGCTCTAAATTGGTACATAATTTCTGTCTCTCACTGATATCACCATCTTCATTTTGACAGCCCTCAATGATAGAAAAGTATAAATGTCCATATCAGCCATAGAATTCCTCCAGCAGAATATGAATGGATTAGTCATGTTCTTGGGATTTTCAACTGTTGCAGTACCATTTGCCGATTATGCATGAATGATGGCTCTGGAAGCAGCAGAAGCTGATCAGAACTGATTCCCACCTGGTGACGTTTTGAAATCTGAACACCTGTGCCCATCAGCGAGCTGTCTCCAGACATTTTGCCCAATATGAAGACACAAACATAGGTTGAATTGAACAAATATTCTTCAACACCCATCTGAGTCACTCATAGCATACTGAACAAGTGGTAACTAAATTGAAGGAAACATTATGTGGCAGTCTAAAACATCAGTCGTTGATTGTTCCAAGTTCTAACTTGTCAATTGTGCTTTGAATAAACAGTGCACAAGAATACTTGGCAGATAGGTGCATTGACTTGGGGAAAATAACATGTAAACGACATTTTCAGTCCATCAGTGGAAACAGCAAGCATCATGGACAGCTGTTTCTTCAAGTTATTACCCATTGAGAAAATATCTCAATTTGCTCCTTCTGCTGATACTATTTATTCAAGGTAAGTTAGGACTTTAAAGTTTTTCATTAATAGTGTGATAGAAAAGCCTGGCAGAAACACATGCGAGCGTATGCATATAACCATGTATTTTGCATATACGAGTAGATCAGTGCTCGGTCAGAAGATGACTGCCAGTGCATTTTCTGTAAAATGAATGTTTTGGCACATAAGCAAAGAAAAATAATGGAAATGGTCATTTTGTTAAGAAAACTCATATTATGAGATTTAGAAATTGCATGCAGCACACAAAAAAATACACTAGAACATTTAATCATTAGATCATCACTTGAACAGAAGCATTGGCGCTAAACTTGTAGTAACGAAATCATCTATAGAACAGACCATtgataattcaaatctaaatacaCACATTCCCTGAAAAAGAATATCATATGACAAGGTTGGAGCTTTTGTAAAAACCAAAGGGAGAGGTCTTTTTAGGCTGTGCAACCCCACATCAAGGACCAAGAATAGAATAATTGAAAGCTGAAAGCTCAAAACGAAGGGGAAATATCCACCGGCGCAATACAAGCAGTCTCTAAGAGATGTTATCAGGAACATTGCTGCAGAAATAAAGCTAGGTGTGATTCACAAATTGCATCATATAATCAGAGCATCATCGGGTTAAACTCAAAGAATCAGAAAATCCAGTTAGTCATGACCCTTACGTAGTTAGTCAAGTTTATATAGGTCAAATTCACTGCAAATGAGTTTCAGGCGTGCCAGTTTTAAGAAAGCTTGGGCTGGCATCTTTGCCCTTGCCTTCTGttgttgtatactccctccatcccaaaaagagTGTCGCTATGGAGTTCGTGCCGGTCAAACTTTCTTAGCTTTGACTAGGTCTGTAGAAAATAtcagcaacatttgtatctccaaataagtttattatcaaAATATATTCAGCGATTCATCTAATGATACTAGATCATACACCATaagtattaatattttcttatatatatttggtcaaagttgaaaCCATTTGACTTCTCGGGAGTGAGAATGACACTCtttgtgggacggagggagtatcttgAAAGAATACTCATGACCAATGCTATAGAAGTAACGAAGGAAATCAAGAAACATCTGAAGAGTAGATTTACAAAGTGATGCAactaattttcataacagaattGTTATGCTCATAATTTTTGGCAATCTTTATTCAATTTGCATGACTATCAGCAGATATATTGGCTTCTTATTTAATTATTTTACTTGGAAAAATCAGCCAATCAGGCCTCCTGTTTGAGCCAGGATCAAGCTAGTTCTTATCATCCAAGTATCAAATTTAACTACTTTCCATCATATATCACAGTATCGCTCACCCTAGAGATAACAATTTGTCTTGAACAATCAATAGAACATAATGCTGAACAGATTCGTCAGTTTATTCAATTTGCATGACTATCCGCAGATATATTGGCTTCTTATTTTACTTGGAAAAATCAGGCCTCCTGTTTGAGCCAGGATCAAGCTAGTTCTTATCATCCAAGTATCAAGCAAATCTAACTATTTTCCATCATATATCACAGTATCGCTCACTCGTAGAGGTAACATTTTGTCTTGAACAATTATCAATAGAACATAATGCTGAACAGATTCGTCAGTTTAATTACTTTGGATCATAGGTATCAACAAACATTCGAACAATTCCTCACATATGAAAATTTCAATGTTAAAGGGAGGCGAGGGGAGAAGTGCACCGCAAATAAGCAAACAAACAGCAACTTACTAGCAAAGTTGCAATCTCCTCGCACCCTCGACAACGTCCTCCTTTCGCACAGACACGATAGTATACAGACGCCACAGCCGCCGCTGAGAGCGCGTTATTCCCTAATCCAGAGCTCTATTCGTCCCCGACGATCTCGAACTCTTGCTCGCGGAGGTGGGCGATGATCCGGATCGGCTCTTCCTGGCCGTCAAGCTTGAGCTCGAACTCCACCTTGAAGGGGAGATTGGCCGTGACGCACTTGCCCTTCCAAACGCCGATGTACTGCTTGACGACGCCCTCCATGCCGCGCAGCTCCAGGCCGGGCGCCTTGGCAACGTGGTGGACGCGGACGGGCGCCGTGACGCGCACGTGCTTCCCGACCTTGGGCGCAGCCGCGGCCTCCTCGGCAGCTACGTCATGGGACGAGGACACGTCGCTGCCGACGGCCACCCGGGGCGCCATGTGGAGGCGCGCGCACCACCGCGGCGGCGTGGGGACGAGACGGCAGCTGGCGGGCGTGGAGGCGGGAGGGAGGAAGCGGGTGCTGGGGTGGACGGGATCTGGCGAGGTGGAGCTGGAGGGGGAAGCGACGGCAGTGGCGGTGGCAGCCATGATCGCCATCGGGGACGGGAAGGTTGGTGGGCGGGTGGGGAATTGCATCGAGCAGGCAGTGCGCACGTGAGGATTAGAGATGCGGGAGATGTGCCAGGAACCAGGATGGCAACGGGGCCGGGCCGGGTTGCTCGGGCTTTAGACACGGTGGGTGCGGGCGGCGGGCGGGATTCTTCAGGTCCAAAAGGCCGGACCGGAAGCGTCCGCCGAACGGCGCTTTATCCGGAGCAGAGCGCAACAATTTTATACGAGCAGCCCATTAGCGAGCGCGGCCCAGCCATCATCCACGCGCGATTATGCTGTGGAGGCAGGTAAGCAGTTACGTGTTTCTCTTTGTTTCATTTCTTATtatatttcttttttcttcttcttttcgttTTTTCATGTATTTTTTCTttcacttttttattttattatatttttatatTTGTTTATTTCTTGTTTCTTTCTAATTATGTTTTCTTTGActcatgttttttttattttttcttttcttttttccttttgttttgttttctttcttttttcttgttctttttcttcattTTTTTATTCCTTTTATTTTCATGCttcaatttattttttattttattcttatttatattttatgtaaattattattattattatttatatttttatctttcttttatttcttttttgcttttactataattaattattttatttgttttatttttttgttcttatgttttattctttttgtttttctttctttttccttctcCCTTTTGTCTTTATGTTTTCTAtagagttttaattttttttctttttccattttATCCTAATTAATTATTTTTCCATGTTtacattttatttttttatttcatgAGATGTTCTATTATATATTTTGTAATGTTTAGTATATAATTATGCTCGATACGTGTGATAttttatgatgtattttgtgatgtccCCGTGGTATATACATGTTATGTTCTATGATATGTTTTGCGATGTTTatatagtatacatgtgatgttttatgTTGTATTTTTGTGGTGTTTACgtgttatacatgtgatgttttatgATGTATTTTTTCGTGATGTTGACGTGGTATACATGTGGtgtttcatgatgtattttgtgatattcatatagtatacatatgatgtactatgatgttttgtgatgttcacgtgttatacatatgatgttctataatatattttgttatgttcacgtagtatacatgtgatgttcaagtactatgatgttctatgatgtattttgtgacattcacgtagtatacatatgacgttctatgatgttttttaatGTTCACGagatatacatatgatgttctaggATGGTCTGATACAGTTATAATTGTAAACATATTTCATAACTGAGACAAATTGTGTACATTATATAGTGGTGAGGAATGATTGTTTTAATTTTTTGTCTCTCTCCTACACActatttttatttctattttctagTTTATTTATCCTCTCTATGAGCTCATGTGATATACTGGTGGAGCTGAGAGCAAACACTCAGGTTGCAAGGTGGGCCAACTCATGGGTTGGGTTGTGATACACTCAGAGCTAAGAGCCACGCACAGCTTGCGGGATGGGCCAGCTCGCGTGGTGGGCTGCAATGGAGGAGAAGTGGTGGGCTGAGCGCAACTACGCAGAGCGAAGCGAGCGAATGATCGTGAATTTTTTCCCTGGTGCGGTGCTTCCGTCCGAACGGCCAGACCATAGCACTCCCTGGGTCCCGATAGCTAGGGGTTTTCACTCGCAGGGCCATGGGTTTACGAGTTCTGGATCTTGATGCTATCTGATGGTGTTGGACAAGGTTGCTAGTTGAAAGGTGTGGTTTGGGTGCTTGTGCAAGTGCTTGATGCTGGCTTCAAGGGGCTTGTTCAGAGTCTTGTAGTTTCAGATGGAGTGAATGTAATGTATTTTAGTTACCAAGATTGATAGTGTAATTGATTATGTGAGAATGTAATATTGACAATGTATTATTGAGGATTTGGTGAAGTAATGAATGTTGGGCCCACATTGCATTGGAAAGAATTGGAGT from Miscanthus floridulus cultivar M001 chromosome 11, ASM1932011v1, whole genome shotgun sequence includes these protein-coding regions:
- the LOC136494403 gene encoding ferredoxin-thioredoxin reductase, variable chain-like: MAIMAATATAVASPSSSTSPDPVHPSTRFLPPASTPASCRLVPTPPRWCARLHMAPRVAVGSDVSSSHDVAAEEAAAAPKVGKHVRVTAPVRVHHVAKAPGLELRGMEGVVKQYIGVWKGKCVTANLPFKVEFELKLDGQEEPIRIIAHLREQEFEIVGDE